From the Methanobacterium sp. CWC-01 genome, the window GGTACCAAAACAAACCTTACATTTTTTAACATCTTCGAATTTGTTTATATGGTCTAAAAAATGTCTTCGGGCATATTCTCCCCTTTCAGAGTTGGATTCTCCGGGTAAATCTCTGGAAAGATGACGACCTAGACAACGGTCGCATATCTCACCGTTAGTGATTTTCATGATTTTAATAGCCTTATTTTTCAAAATAGAATCCATCAAATCTACATCCTAGTAATGTATTGCAAAAGTGAATTTTAACGCATCATCTGCCGCATCATCTGCCCCAAGGGACCGCCCATTTTGCGCTTACCAAAGCCTTTGATGGCTTTCTTGGTGACTTGATAATATTTTAAAAGTTCTTTAACATCTTCGTTACGCATTCCGGCTCCTTTGGCAATCCTTTTTACTCTGGACTGTTTAATAACCTCTGGATGGGTGAGTTCATGTTCAGTCATGGAGTCCATAAGAATACGGTACTTATTGAGTCGTTCTTCCGTTACCTGGGATGCATTTTTGGGGAGTTTGTTTCCCATACCTGGCATCATGTTCAAGACCTGCTGCATGGGTCCCATTTTGTTCATAACTTCAAACTGGGCGTACATATCCTTTAGGGTAAACTTACCACTGAGCATGGCATCCATTGACTCCATGTCCACTTCGTCTCCCTCGGCAATTTCTTCAGCCCTCTCAATCAAAGTCTTAATGTCTCCCATTCCCAACAGTCGGGATATAAACCGATCTGGATCGAAGGCCTCTAGATCTTCAATGCGTTCACCGGTTCCAATAAATTTGATGGGAGCTCCAATCTCGGCCACTGCCGAAAGAGCTCCACCCCCCTTAGCTGATCCATCGAGTTTGGTAATAACGATGGAGCCGATGTCGGTGGTCTGACTAAAGGCCAGGGCCTGTTCACGTGCCTGTTGACCTATGGTACCATCGATAACCAGCATTACTTCATCCGGATCCACCACTACCGATATCTGCTTCATTTCGTCCAGAAGATCTTTTTCTTCCTTGTGACGGCCGGCAGTGTCTACAATAATGATATCCTGTTTTTTAAATTTTTTAATCCCTTTTTTGGCTAAATCCAGCGCATCTTCATTGTCAGGATCGCCGTAGAGGGGGACGTTGAGACTTTCGGTTAGCTGTCGTAGTTGTTCGTAGGCAGCAGGCCTCCAAGTATCGGTACATATAATGGCGGGATTGAAACCTTTTCTCTGAAGATAACGGGCTAATTTACCTATTGTGGTAGTTTTACCACTTCCCTGCAGCCCCATGAATAGTATTTTGAAAGGCTTGGTTTCTACCTCAATTTCGGGAGCTTTTTCACCTAAAAGATGCACCAGTTCTTCATAGACGATCTTGATCACATGCTCTTTGGGGGTTACTCCCTTTGGGGGCTCTTCAGAGAGTGAACGCTTTTCTATGGTCTTGGAAAGATTTAAAACCAGTTTTATATTAACATCGGCCTGGATGAGGGCCCTTTGTATGTCCTTTATGACTTCTTTGACCACTTCTTCATCGATGATGGCCATTCCAGCCAGTTTTTTCATGGTATTGGTCAGGTTCTTTCCCAGATTGCCTAACATTGTATATCACCAGATTAGATTCACCAGTAATTGATAAAAAATCAGCAGTATTAAATTTAATTTTGAAATCTATTTAATTTTGATATATCTGAGTATATATAATAGTAAATTCAGGGTATATAAAGATAAAGATGCCGGGTTGGAAAATAACGAATTGACTTA encodes:
- a CDS encoding signal recognition particle protein Srp54, which gives rise to MLGNLGKNLTNTMKKLAGMAIIDEEVVKEVIKDIQRALIQADVNIKLVLNLSKTIEKRSLSEEPPKGVTPKEHVIKIVYEELVHLLGEKAPEIEVETKPFKILFMGLQGSGKTTTIGKLARYLQRKGFNPAIICTDTWRPAAYEQLRQLTESLNVPLYGDPDNEDALDLAKKGIKKFKKQDIIIVDTAGRHKEEKDLLDEMKQISVVVDPDEVMLVIDGTIGQQAREQALAFSQTTDIGSIVITKLDGSAKGGGALSAVAEIGAPIKFIGTGERIEDLEAFDPDRFISRLLGMGDIKTLIERAEEIAEGDEVDMESMDAMLSGKFTLKDMYAQFEVMNKMGPMQQVLNMMPGMGNKLPKNASQVTEERLNKYRILMDSMTEHELTHPEVIKQSRVKRIAKGAGMRNEDVKELLKYYQVTKKAIKGFGKRKMGGPLGQMMRQMMR